DNA from Variovorax sp. V213:
CCAACCTGGTGCGGCTGCTGGAGCGCACGATCTCCTGGCTGGCCTGGATTGCCGCCATTCTCTGGATCGTCGGGTTGCTGCCGCCGGTGCTGGCCGAACTCGACAACATCACCCTGTCGTTCGGCAAGACGCGCGTCAGCCTGCAAACCATCGTCCAGGGCGCGCTATCGGCCGGGCTGGTGCTGGTGATCGCGCTGTGGATTGCCGCCACCATCGAGAAGCGCATCCTGCTCGAGGCCGTGACCGATCTTTCGATGCGCAAGGTCGCCTCGAACGCGGTGCGCGCCGTCCTGCTGCTGGTCGGGCTGCTGTTTGCGGCGGTGGGGGTCGACCTCACCGCGCTCTCGGTTCTGGGCGGCGCGCTTGGCGTGGGCCTGGGTTTCGGGCTGCAGAAGCTGGCGGCCAACTACGTGAGCGGCTTCGTGATACTGCTCGAACGTTCCATCCGCATTGGCGACAACGTCAAGGTCGACACCTTCGAGGGCCGCATCACCGACATCAAGACCCGCTACACGCTCATCCGTGCGGGCAACGGCCGCGAGGCCATCGTGCCGAACGAATCGCTCATTACCAGCCGCGTCGAGAACCTCTCGATGGCGGACCGCAAGTTCAACATCACGACCAGCGTCGTGGTGGGCTACGACAGCGACGTGGCGCAGGTCCAGTCCATCCTGTGCGGGGCCGCGAAATCGCAGCCGCGCGTCATGACCGACCCCGAGCCGGTGACCTTTCTCGCCAACTTTGCGCCCGATGGACTCGAGTTCGTTCTGAACTTCTGGGTCGCGGACCCCGACAAGGGCAAGGACAACGTGCGCTCGGCCATCAACATCGCCATCCTCGAAGGCCTGCGCAGCGCGGGCGTGGACATTCCGTATCCCCAGCGCGTGCTGCGCGTGGAGTCCCTGCCGCCGGGTGTTTCCGGCCCACCCGGCGCTGCCGTATAATCTCGAAAAAGCACGACCGTTCTTTTTTGTTGCCCCGCGGTACATGCCGATACGAATGCAGAGCCGGCAGAGGTCGGACTCTAAAATGACCGGTTGCCCTCGAAGCCCCCTTTTTGCAATCCCAATGGAGTCAAGTCAATGAAGGTTCTAGTGCCTGTCAAACGGGTCGTCGATTACAACGTCAAGGTGCGCGTGAAGAGCGACGGCACCGGGGTGGACATTGCCAACGTCAAGATGAGCATGAACCCGTTCGACGAGATCGCCGTGGAAGAAGCGGTTCGCCTGAAAGAAAAGGGCGTGGTCACCGAGGTGATCGCAGTTTCTTGCGGCGATGCCAAGTGCCAGGAAACCCTGCGCACCGCCATGGCCATCGGCGCCGACCGCGGCATCCTGGTCGAGACCACCGAAGAGCTGCAGCCCCTGGCCGTGGCCAAGCTGCTCAAGGCCCTGGTCGACAAGGAACAGCCCCAGCTCGTGATCCTGGGCAAGCAGGCCATCGACGACGACGCCAACCAGACGGGCCAGATGCTCGCCGCCCTGACCGACCTGCCGCAAGCCACCTTCGCCTCCAAGGTCGAAGTGGAGGGCGGCAAGGCCACCGTGACGCGCGAAGTCGACGGCGGCCTGGAAACCATCCAGCTGAGCCTGCCGGCCGTCATCACCACCGACCTGCGCCTGAACGAGCCGCGCTACGTCACCCTGCCCAACATCATGAAGGCCAAGAAGAAGACGCTCGACGTCTTCAAGCCCGAAGACCTGGGCGTGGACGTCAAGCCCCGCCTGAAGACCCTCAAGGTCAGCGAGCCGCCCAAGCGCGGCGCCGGCATCAAGGTGCCCGACGTCGCCACCCTGGTGGACAAGCTCAAGAACGAAGCCAAAGTGATCTGAGGAAGACAACGACATGACCGCACTAGTTATTGCCGAACACGACCACGCGACCGTCAAGCCCGCGACCCTCAACACCGTGACCGCGGCCCTGGCCTGCGGCGGCGACGTGCACGTGCTCGTCGCCGGTGCCAATGCCGCCGAAGCCGGCAAGGCCGCCGCCCAGATCGCCGGCGTGGCCAAGGTCATCGTGGCCGACAGCCCGAGCCTGGCCGAGAACCTGGCCGAGAACGTCGCCGCCCAGGTGCTGGCGATTGCTGCCAACTACAGCCACATCCTGTTCCCCTCGACCGCCAACGGCAAGAACGTGGCACCCCGCGTGGCCGCCAAGCTGGACGTGGCGCAGATCTCCGACATCACCAAAGTCGAAAGCCCCGACACCTTCGAGCGCCCGATCTACGCCGGCAACGCCATTGCCACCGTGCAGAGCGCAGACCCGATCAAGGTGATCACCGTGCGCACCACCGGCTTCGACGCCGCGGCCGCCACCGGTGGCAGCGCCGCGGTCGAAACGGCCGAAGGCGTGGCCGACAGCGGCAAGTCCAGCTTCGTGGGCCGCGAGGTCACCAAGAGCGACCGCCCCGAGCTCACCGCCGCCAAGATCATCGTCTCGGGCGGCCGGGCGTTGGGCAGCGCCGAGAAGTTCACCGAAGTGATGACGCCGCTGGCCGACAAGCTCAACGCCGGCCTGGGCGCCAGCCGCGCGGCGGTGGACGCGGGCTACGCCCCCAACGACTGGCAGGTGGGCCAGACCGGCAAGATCGTCGCGCCGCAGCTGTACATCGCCTGCGGCATCTCCGGGGCCATCCAGCATCTGGCCGGCATGAAGGATTCCAAGGTGATCGTGGCGATCAACAAGGACGAGGAAGCGCCGATCTTCTCGGTGGCCGACTACGGGCTGGTGGCCGACCTGTTCACGGCGGTGCCGGAACTCGTCAAGGCGCTCTGACCGCGTCGCAGGGTTGACAGGCCCTGATTGAGCCAGAGGGCATCGTTCGCGATGCCCTTTTCGTATCCGCAGTATCTGGAGACAAGACCATGAGCTACACCGCCCCCCTCAAGGACATGCTGTTCGACATCGAACACCTGGCCAACATCGGCGAGATCGCCAAGCTGCCCGGCTTCGAGGATGCCGGCCTCGAAACCGCGCAGGCGGTGCTCGAGGAATGCGCGCGCTTCAACCAGGACGTGGTCGCGCCGCTGAACGTGGCGGGTGACCGCAACCCGTCGTCGTTCAAGGATGGCGAAGTGGCGACCACGCCCGGCTTCAAGGAAGCCTTTGCGCAGTACGTGTCGGGTGGCTGGCAGGGCCTGCAGCATCCGGCGGACTTCGGCGGCCAGGGCCTGCCCAAGACCATCGGCGCGGCCTGCGGCGAGATGCTCAACTCGGCCAACATGAGCTTCGCGCTGTGCCCGCTCCTGAGCGACGGCGCCATCGAGGCGCTGCTCACGGCCGGCTCCGACGAGCTCAAGGCGGTGTACCTCGAAAAGCTGGTGAGCGGCCAGTGGACCGGCACCATGAACCTCACCGAGCCGCAGGCCGGCAGCGACCTGGCCATGGTGCGCAGCCGCGCCGAGCCGCAGCCTGACGGCACCTACAAGGTGTTCGGCACCAAGATCTTCATCACCTATGGTGAGCACGACATGGCCGAGAACATCGTGCACCTGGTGCTGGCCCGCGTCACCGGCGCGCCCGAAGGCGTGAAGGGCATCAGCCTGTTCGTGGTGCCGAAGTTCATCGTCGGCAAGGACGGCGCGCTGGGCGCGCGCAACGACGTGCATTGCGTGAGCATCGAGCACAAGATGGGCATCAAGGCCTCGCCCACTGCGGTGCTGCAGTACGGCGACCACGGCGGTGCCGTCGGCTATCTCGTTGGCCAGGAGAACCGCGGCCTCGAGTACATGTTCATCATGATGAACTCGGCCCGCTACGCCGTGGGGATGCAGGGCATCGCGATCGCCGAGCGCGCTTATCAACATGCCGTGGCGTACGCGAAAGACCGGGTGCAGAGCCGCCCGGTCGATGGCTCCATCAA
Protein-coding regions in this window:
- a CDS encoding electron transfer flavoprotein subunit alpha/FixB family protein, with amino-acid sequence MTALVIAEHDHATVKPATLNTVTAALACGGDVHVLVAGANAAEAGKAAAQIAGVAKVIVADSPSLAENLAENVAAQVLAIAANYSHILFPSTANGKNVAPRVAAKLDVAQISDITKVESPDTFERPIYAGNAIATVQSADPIKVITVRTTGFDAAAATGGSAAVETAEGVADSGKSSFVGREVTKSDRPELTAAKIIVSGGRALGSAEKFTEVMTPLADKLNAGLGASRAAVDAGYAPNDWQVGQTGKIVAPQLYIACGISGAIQHLAGMKDSKVIVAINKDEEAPIFSVADYGLVADLFTAVPELVKAL
- a CDS encoding electron transfer flavoprotein subunit beta/FixA family protein, coding for MKVLVPVKRVVDYNVKVRVKSDGTGVDIANVKMSMNPFDEIAVEEAVRLKEKGVVTEVIAVSCGDAKCQETLRTAMAIGADRGILVETTEELQPLAVAKLLKALVDKEQPQLVILGKQAIDDDANQTGQMLAALTDLPQATFASKVEVEGGKATVTREVDGGLETIQLSLPAVITTDLRLNEPRYVTLPNIMKAKKKTLDVFKPEDLGVDVKPRLKTLKVSEPPKRGAGIKVPDVATLVDKLKNEAKVI
- a CDS encoding acyl-CoA dehydrogenase, with translation MSYTAPLKDMLFDIEHLANIGEIAKLPGFEDAGLETAQAVLEECARFNQDVVAPLNVAGDRNPSSFKDGEVATTPGFKEAFAQYVSGGWQGLQHPADFGGQGLPKTIGAACGEMLNSANMSFALCPLLSDGAIEALLTAGSDELKAVYLEKLVSGQWTGTMNLTEPQAGSDLAMVRSRAEPQPDGTYKVFGTKIFITYGEHDMAENIVHLVLARVTGAPEGVKGISLFVVPKFIVGKDGALGARNDVHCVSIEHKMGIKASPTAVLQYGDHGGAVGYLVGQENRGLEYMFIMMNSARYAVGMQGIAIAERAYQHAVAYAKDRVQSRPVDGSINASAPIIHHPDVKRMLMTMRAYTEGCRAMAAVAAAAYDAAHHHPDADARKQNQAFYEFMVPLVKGYSTEMSLEVTSLGVQVHGGMGFIEETGAAQYYRDAKILTIYEGTTAIQANDLVGRKTARDGGQTAKAIAAQIEKTEAELAKSDSAAAAAVLKRLKAAREAFVDVVDFVAGQTKASPNAVFAGSVPYLMLAGNLVAGWQLARSLVIAQDLASHSVDVDFMQAKVATARFYAEHILNKVPGIRDSIVDGAESVTALALDAF
- a CDS encoding mechanosensitive ion channel family protein; protein product: MNFNDFTQRLGQVDARGLGIELAALVACVALAWVASRWFGRDQPKDSIWFGERTFDGVLFPLLALVFTELARRAVNGFQPVLVLRIAVSVFLSLLVIRLFARVMRAVFPTSNLVRLLERTISWLAWIAAILWIVGLLPPVLAELDNITLSFGKTRVSLQTIVQGALSAGLVLVIALWIAATIEKRILLEAVTDLSMRKVASNAVRAVLLLVGLLFAAVGVDLTALSVLGGALGVGLGFGLQKLAANYVSGFVILLERSIRIGDNVKVDTFEGRITDIKTRYTLIRAGNGREAIVPNESLITSRVENLSMADRKFNITTSVVVGYDSDVAQVQSILCGAAKSQPRVMTDPEPVTFLANFAPDGLEFVLNFWVADPDKGKDNVRSAINIAILEGLRSAGVDIPYPQRVLRVESLPPGVSGPPGAAV